In Flavobacterium sp. CS20, a single window of DNA contains:
- a CDS encoding helix-turn-helix transcriptional regulator: MEGNLKNHIKVWRAKNDMTQADLAKKIGSSRQAVHAIEKGKYIPSTLLALKIAQVFETSVEEVFEITSD, encoded by the coding sequence ATGGAAGGTAATTTAAAAAATCACATTAAAGTTTGGCGAGCTAAAAACGATATGACGCAAGCCGATTTAGCCAAAAAAATTGGCAGTAGTCGCCAAGCAGTGCATGCTATTGAAAAAGGAAAATATATACCTTCTACGCTTTTGGCTTTAAAAATTGCTCAAGTATTTGAAACTTCGGTTGAAGAGGTGTTTGAAATTACAAGTGATTAA
- a CDS encoding T9SS type A sorting domain-containing protein — MKTLINFISLLVVCCSYAQDPQLFQYNWRLESIITDTNSFIPDSNPDPNTGTFNHIVFHNQNDGVPYYFQFGVYGSVLGDNLIFSNNQSFVISSITLTLGESSSASGFLVDYFLFEDQLNDVIYNPFYYTFTTQNNTIYLDITNSEGSVATFYDNVLSQEEFLRQKVKVYPNPVVDKLFIESNQTNIQELLIYDLSGRIVLKQDSLENYQFDVSKLRQGIYILKIYTSHGEVQKKLIKK; from the coding sequence ATGAAAACGTTAATAAATTTTATATCACTTTTGGTAGTTTGCTGTTCTTATGCTCAAGATCCCCAGCTGTTTCAATATAATTGGCGTTTAGAATCTATAATTACAGATACAAATTCTTTTATACCTGATTCAAATCCAGACCCAAATACTGGCACATTTAATCATATTGTCTTTCATAATCAAAATGATGGTGTTCCTTATTATTTTCAATTTGGTGTTTATGGTAGTGTTTTAGGCGATAATTTAATTTTTTCTAATAACCAAAGTTTTGTGATTTCAAGTATAACTTTAACCTTAGGTGAGAGTTCTTCAGCATCAGGATTTTTAGTTGATTACTTTTTGTTTGAGGATCAATTAAATGATGTAATTTACAACCCCTTTTATTACACATTTACAACCCAAAACAACACAATTTATCTTGATATCACTAACAGTGAAGGTAGTGTTGCAACGTTTTATGATAATGTGTTAAGTCAAGAGGAGTTTTTAAGACAAAAGGTAAAAGTTTACCCTAATCCTGTTGTAGATAAACTGTTTATTGAAAGTAATCAAACAAATATTCAAGAGCTTCTTATTTATGATTTAAGCGGAAGAATTGTTTTAAAACAAGACAGTTTAGAAAATTACCAATTTGATGTAAGCAAATTAAGACAAGGGATTTATATTTTAAAAATTTATACTTCACATGGCGAGGTTCAGAAAAAATTAATCAAAAAATAA
- a CDS encoding LexA family transcriptional regulator — protein MKTDLPLEIQRFKQIRDTEGLTQTEFAEVLGIKNSTADIERGRTKLSGQVVMQLLKNFNINPLWLYGESRQKEIDLYKADTMPKVVTVNPDGQDNISMVNQKVARGYPHNVQDTEWYQKLPAFDMPLPEYRHATYRGFQVEGDSMLPDFRPDDWVLTKAVENLSLATNNKVYIIVLYDSVLLKKIEKQSDGRTLKLISTNEIYPPYTIETKDIQELWEVTSKLTFSVNEHSENSMLKKLEASMEELKAQLSQVKIN, from the coding sequence ATGAAAACTGATTTACCTCTTGAAATTCAACGTTTTAAACAAATACGTGATACGGAAGGCTTGACTCAAACTGAGTTTGCTGAGGTTTTAGGGATCAAAAACTCTACGGCAGATATTGAACGTGGGCGCACAAAACTTTCAGGCCAAGTGGTGATGCAATTGCTTAAAAATTTCAATATCAATCCACTTTGGTTATATGGCGAAAGCCGTCAAAAAGAAATTGATTTATACAAAGCTGACACAATGCCTAAAGTTGTCACTGTCAATCCTGATGGTCAAGATAACATTTCAATGGTCAATCAAAAAGTCGCAAGAGGTTACCCACATAATGTGCAAGATACTGAGTGGTACCAAAAACTGCCTGCTTTTGATATGCCACTGCCTGAATACAGACACGCTACCTATCGTGGTTTTCAAGTAGAAGGCGACAGTATGTTGCCTGATTTTAGACCAGACGATTGGGTTTTGACCAAAGCCGTTGAAAACTTGAGTTTAGCCACCAACAACAAAGTTTATATCATCGTTTTATACGATTCTGTTTTGCTGAAAAAAATTGAAAAACAAAGCGATGGTAGAACCTTAAAATTAATTTCTACTAACGAAATTTACCCGCCTTATACTATCGAAACTAAAGATATTCAAGAGTTGTGGGAAGTTACCAGTAAATTGACTTTTAGTGTCAATGAACATTCAGAAAACAGTATGCTGAAAAAACTCGAAGCCTCAATGGAAGAACTTAAAGCCCAACTAAGTCAGGTTAAAATTAATTAA
- a CDS encoding M23 family metallopeptidase has protein sequence MAKKKTKIIKKLLHRYRLVILNEDTFEERVSFKINRLYVIALLILSTIVIIALTSALIAYTPLKSYIPGYTTTDFKTEATKLNIQIDSLQQVVETKNAYFNSLRMVLKGETDTIVFNEKDVVETQPATVDKSELLPSKKDSLLRAEVEQEDKFNVFQQAVFEGDFTLFPPVQGIVSDGFNPKSKHYAVDIATDKNQSVKSVADGRVIFSEWTADTGYVIIIEHKFSLISVYKHNASLLKQQGDFVTSGEVVALTGNTGELSTGTHLHFELWSDGNPINPEEFINFN, from the coding sequence ATGGCAAAGAAAAAAACCAAAATCATAAAAAAGCTCTTGCACCGTTATCGTTTGGTTATTCTCAATGAAGACACATTCGAAGAGCGAGTTTCTTTTAAAATCAATAGATTGTATGTCATTGCTTTGCTAATTTTGTCAACTATTGTCATCATAGCTCTGACCTCTGCACTAATTGCTTATACGCCGCTTAAATCTTATATTCCTGGATATACAACCACAGATTTTAAAACAGAAGCCACAAAACTGAATATACAAATTGACTCTTTACAACAAGTGGTAGAAACCAAAAATGCTTATTTCAATAGTTTAAGAATGGTGTTAAAAGGCGAAACTGATACTATCGTTTTTAATGAAAAAGATGTTGTTGAAACTCAACCTGCAACTGTGGATAAGTCAGAATTATTGCCGAGCAAAAAGGACTCTTTACTTAGAGCAGAAGTAGAACAAGAAGATAAATTTAATGTTTTTCAGCAAGCGGTATTTGAAGGTGATTTCACATTGTTTCCTCCAGTACAAGGTATCGTTTCTGATGGTTTTAATCCCAAGAGCAAACACTATGCAGTTGACATTGCAACAGACAAAAACCAATCGGTCAAATCAGTTGCTGATGGTCGTGTGATTTTTTCTGAATGGACAGCTGACACGGGTTACGTGATTATTATAGAGCACAAGTTTTCGCTGATTTCGGTTTATAAGCACAATGCTTCACTGCTCAAACAACAAGGTGATTTTGTAACCTCTGGCGAAGTTGTTGCTCTCACAGGTAATACTGGAGAACTTTCTACTGGTACGCATCTACATTTTGAATTGTGGAGTGATGGCAACCCGATTAACCCCGAAGAATTTATAAATTTTAATTGA
- a CDS encoding GH3 auxin-responsive promoter family protein: protein MSLKTFAARIYAKWTHRQISRWANNPIETQQKVFKNLMAKAKDTAFGKDHNFKNIQTPKDFANQVPIRDYERLKPYIDRVVEAEENVLWPGLPLYFAKTSGTTSGAKYIPLTKESMPTHIQVARNAILSYIAETGNTAFVDGKMIFLQGSPELTETNGIKTGRLSGIVAHFVPSYLQKNRLPSWEVNCIEDWETKINAIVKETIHQDMTIISGIPSWVQTYFEKLKDASGKPIGELFENLELFIYGGLNYEPYRPKFEKLIGRKVNSIELYPASEGFFAFQDQQDDKGMLLQLNSGMFYEFIKSEEFFEDNPKIYSLDEVELNQNYVLIISTNAGLWRYNIGDTIQFTSLKPFKIIVSGRIKHFISAFGEHVIGSEVENAMKTACQQHQCSINEFTVAPQVNPDKGLPYHEWWIEFDQPPKDLNQFAETIDQSLIEQNNYYKDLRKGKMLRSIVIRSLPAESFNAYMKSIGKLGGQNKIPRLSDHRKIADQLSKLLKS, encoded by the coding sequence ATGTCTTTAAAAACTTTTGCCGCAAGAATTTATGCCAAATGGACGCACCGACAAATTAGTCGTTGGGCTAACAATCCTATTGAAACACAACAAAAAGTGTTTAAAAATTTGATGGCTAAAGCCAAAGATACCGCCTTTGGTAAAGACCACAACTTTAAAAATATTCAAACCCCTAAAGATTTTGCAAATCAAGTACCGATTAGAGATTATGAGCGACTAAAACCTTACATTGACCGTGTGGTTGAAGCTGAAGAAAACGTATTATGGCCAGGTTTACCTTTGTATTTTGCAAAAACTTCTGGCACCACAAGCGGAGCAAAATATATTCCATTGACCAAAGAGTCTATGCCAACGCATATTCAAGTTGCAAGAAATGCAATATTGAGTTATATTGCTGAAACAGGCAACACCGCATTTGTCGATGGCAAAATGATTTTTCTGCAAGGAAGCCCAGAACTCACTGAAACCAATGGTATAAAAACTGGTCGATTGTCGGGAATTGTAGCCCACTTTGTGCCTTCATATCTTCAGAAAAACCGTTTACCCAGTTGGGAAGTCAATTGCATAGAAGATTGGGAAACCAAAATCAACGCTATTGTAAAAGAAACCATTCATCAAGATATGACAATCATAAGTGGCATACCGTCTTGGGTGCAAACTTATTTTGAAAAACTGAAAGACGCTTCGGGTAAACCTATAGGAGAATTATTTGAAAACCTTGAACTTTTTATCTATGGTGGTCTTAATTATGAGCCTTATCGCCCAAAGTTTGAAAAGCTTATTGGAAGAAAAGTTAACAGTATTGAGCTGTATCCAGCTTCAGAAGGCTTTTTTGCTTTTCAAGATCAACAGGATGATAAAGGAATGTTGCTACAACTCAACTCAGGGATGTTTTATGAATTTATAAAATCAGAAGAGTTTTTTGAAGACAATCCCAAAATTTATAGTTTAGACGAAGTTGAATTAAATCAAAATTACGTTTTAATTATTTCTACAAATGCAGGTTTATGGCGCTACAACATTGGAGATACCATTCAGTTCACAAGTCTAAAACCTTTTAAAATTATAGTATCAGGTAGAATTAAACATTTTATTTCAGCTTTTGGTGAACACGTCATTGGTAGCGAAGTAGAAAACGCGATGAAAACCGCTTGTCAACAACATCAATGTAGCATCAACGAATTTACAGTGGCGCCACAAGTCAATCCTGATAAAGGTTTGCCCTATCACGAATGGTGGATAGAATTTGATCAACCGCCAAAAGACCTCAATCAATTTGCTGAAACTATAGATCAATCTTTGATAGAACAAAACAATTATTACAAAGATTTGAGAAAAGGCAAAATGCTCAGATCTATTGTTATAAGAAGCTTGCCAGCGGAAAGTTTTAATGCTTATATGAAATCTATAGGAAAATTAGGCGGGCAAAATAAAATACCACGATTGTCAGACCATCGCAAAATTGCTGACCAACTATCAAAACTTTTAAAATCTTAA
- a CDS encoding DUF2461 domain-containing protein, whose product MDFNNLFNFLEELQNNNHKDWMDANRQRYHNIRDEYLKWLMQLDVELSEIDSDYYPTPKKKILNRINNNLLYHPNKPTYKDHFGAGLDKRPNTSDFYIHIGVNESFLAGGFYKPKSSNLKSIREAIDYNGEVLKAILKKTSFKNTFGEMMNDDKLKTSPKGYAKDHEHIDLLRYKSFAVMHNLSKKEILDKDFKIKIKKVYLEMLAFRRYLNKAVSV is encoded by the coding sequence ATGGATTTTAATAATTTATTTAATTTTTTAGAAGAGCTTCAAAACAACAATCATAAGGATTGGATGGATGCTAATCGCCAACGCTACCATAACATACGAGATGAATATTTAAAATGGTTGATGCAGTTGGACGTTGAACTTTCTGAGATTGATTCAGATTATTATCCTACGCCAAAGAAAAAAATTCTCAATCGCATCAATAACAATTTGCTTTATCACCCTAACAAACCTACTTACAAAGACCATTTTGGCGCAGGTCTGGATAAACGCCCTAACACCAGTGATTTTTATATTCATATTGGTGTCAATGAAAGCTTTTTGGCAGGTGGCTTTTATAAACCCAAATCATCAAATTTAAAAAGTATTCGAGAAGCCATAGATTATAACGGAGAAGTTCTTAAAGCTATTCTAAAAAAGACTTCTTTTAAAAACACTTTTGGCGAAATGATGAACGACGATAAATTAAAAACCTCTCCAAAAGGCTATGCAAAAGATCACGAACATATTGATTTGCTTCGCTATAAAAGTTTTGCAGTGATGCATAATTTATCTAAGAAAGAAATTTTAGATAAAGACTTTAAAATTAAAATCAAAAAAGTGTATTTAGAGATGTTAGCGTTTAGACGATACCTCAATAAAGCGGTGAGTGTTTAG
- a CDS encoding TonB-dependent receptor domain-containing protein, with product MKTVLFLFSLLVFGFNINAQNFKLSGTVTQNQLQLENALVYAKGTSYSTQTDQTGYYELELPSGKYQIVFAFGNTKTIEVNLNESKTLDVDLSKAVESLEEVSVQAVRVDADSPITHSNFSKTEIAKRNLGQDIPILMKFLPSVVSTSDAGNGVGYTSIRVRGSDNSRVNVTINGIPYNDQESQGTFWVNLQDFASSTENIQLQRGVGTSTNGSGAFGASLNILTDKYSKEAYAEYNTSYGSFNTWRNNVKFSTGLLNDHFEVSGRLSKIESDGYVDRATSDLKSYFLQANYIDENTLIKALVFGGTEVTYQSWFGVDRETLETDRTFNPAGQFTDENGNTQFYDNEVDDYAQDHYQLHWNQSFDQNWSSNLSLNYTYGRGFFEQFVEDADLAFHEIGSVEVGNESIETSDLIRRLWLDNDYFVVNANVNYTDDEWDFTSGAFYSYYDGDHFGEVIWSRFAGNSLIRDRYYNGNGTKQEFTTFAKATWRIDDQWQVYGDLQGRFINYETSGLTSDKVNLLVDESYEFFNPKAGLTYRVNTNHQLYFSYGRSHREPRRQDFENGIDTAERLDDFELGWRFQTANSNINTNIYYMKFDDQLVLSGALDDVGNPIRETSGKSYRLGLEVEGQFKLSKQWSLQPNIALSTNKNQDFVAPLNGELINLGDTNISFSPEIVAGNQLSFQPIPEFQINFLSKYVGEQYMGNIDSEASKLDDFFVNDLNLVYRFKNISVFDEIVLTGLINNVFDAEYESNGFFFFFESADENGNPTTVEGAGFYPQAGINVLFGASFRF from the coding sequence ATGAAAACTGTATTATTTCTATTTAGCCTTTTGGTGTTTGGCTTTAACATAAACGCCCAGAACTTTAAATTGAGTGGAACCGTCACTCAAAATCAACTCCAATTAGAAAATGCTTTGGTCTATGCCAAAGGCACGAGCTATTCTACACAAACTGACCAAACGGGTTATTATGAGCTTGAACTTCCGTCGGGAAAGTATCAAATCGTCTTTGCATTTGGTAACACTAAAACCATTGAAGTTAATTTAAACGAATCTAAAACGCTTGACGTCGATTTATCAAAAGCTGTAGAAAGCTTGGAAGAAGTCTCTGTGCAAGCCGTTCGTGTAGATGCAGATTCACCGATAACGCATTCTAATTTTTCAAAAACTGAAATTGCCAAACGAAATCTCGGTCAGGATATTCCGATTTTAATGAAGTTTTTACCTTCGGTTGTTTCAACTTCAGATGCAGGAAATGGTGTGGGTTATACCTCTATTCGTGTTCGCGGAAGTGACAATTCTCGGGTCAATGTTACAATTAATGGTATTCCGTATAACGATCAAGAAAGTCAAGGCACGTTTTGGGTCAATTTACAAGACTTTGCATCTTCAACTGAAAATATTCAGTTGCAACGCGGTGTCGGCACATCTACCAACGGTTCAGGTGCTTTTGGTGCAAGCTTGAATATTTTGACCGATAAATATTCTAAAGAAGCTTATGCGGAATACAACACCAGTTACGGCTCGTTTAACACCTGGCGAAACAATGTGAAGTTTAGCACGGGCTTGCTCAACGACCACTTTGAAGTGTCTGGTCGATTGTCTAAAATTGAATCTGACGGTTATGTAGATCGTGCTACATCTGATTTGAAATCTTATTTCTTACAAGCCAACTACATAGACGAAAACACTTTAATTAAAGCCTTGGTGTTTGGCGGAACAGAAGTGACCTATCAATCTTGGTTTGGCGTTGATAGAGAAACGCTTGAAACCGACCGAACTTTTAATCCAGCGGGTCAATTCACTGACGAGAATGGCAATACCCAATTTTATGACAATGAAGTTGATGATTATGCTCAAGACCATTACCAATTGCATTGGAACCAAAGTTTTGATCAAAATTGGTCTTCTAACTTGAGTTTAAATTATACCTATGGTCGGGGATTTTTTGAACAATTTGTGGAAGACGCCGATTTGGCTTTTCACGAAATTGGCTCAGTTGAAGTTGGCAACGAAAGCATTGAAACTTCAGACTTGATCCGTCGCCTTTGGTTAGATAATGATTACTTCGTTGTGAATGCCAACGTAAACTATACAGATGACGAGTGGGATTTTACTTCTGGTGCTTTTTATAGCTATTACGACGGTGACCATTTTGGTGAAGTCATTTGGTCAAGATTTGCAGGCAATAGCCTGATTCGAGACCGTTATTACAATGGCAATGGCACTAAACAAGAATTCACCACTTTTGCCAAAGCTACTTGGCGAATTGATGACCAGTGGCAAGTTTATGGAGATTTGCAAGGTCGGTTTATCAATTACGAAACGTCTGGTTTAACTTCAGATAAGGTCAATTTGCTGGTAGATGAAAGTTATGAATTTTTTAACCCTAAAGCAGGTTTGACCTATCGCGTAAACACCAATCATCAACTCTATTTTTCCTATGGTAGATCTCATCGCGAACCACGCCGACAGGATTTTGAAAACGGCATTGATACTGCTGAACGCTTAGATGATTTTGAATTGGGTTGGCGCTTTCAAACCGCAAATTCCAATATTAATACCAATATTTATTATATGAAATTTGATGATCAGTTGGTGCTTTCTGGAGCTTTAGATGATGTGGGAAATCCCATTCGAGAAACCAGCGGAAAATCTTATCGTTTAGGACTTGAAGTTGAAGGTCAATTTAAGCTTAGCAAGCAATGGTCACTACAGCCTAATATCGCTTTAAGCACAAATAAAAACCAAGATTTTGTGGCACCATTAAATGGTGAATTGATTAACTTAGGTGATACTAACATTTCATTTTCGCCAGAAATTGTGGCTGGAAATCAATTGAGTTTTCAACCTATTCCAGAGTTTCAAATTAACTTTTTAAGCAAATATGTCGGTGAGCAGTATATGGGTAATATTGATAGTGAAGCTTCAAAATTGGATGACTTTTTTGTCAATGATTTAAATTTGGTTTACCGTTTTAAAAACATTTCAGTTTTTGATGAAATTGTCTTAACAGGTCTCATCAATAATGTGTTTGATGCTGAATACGAGTCTAATGGTTTCTTCTTTTTCTTTGAAAGCGCTGATGAAAACGGCAATCCTACAACCGTTGAAGGTGCAGGTTTTTATCCACAAGCGGGAATTAATGTGTTGTTTGGTGCGAGTTTTAGGTTTTAA
- a CDS encoding nucleotidyltransferase family protein → MQDLITNKKEKLNKLCLEYDVKTMHIFGSAITENFSKHSDIDILVSFKAISIEKYTDNYFDLHAHLEQLFNRKVDLITENSLSNPFFIESIEKTKKLLYVA, encoded by the coding sequence ATGCAAGATTTAATTACAAATAAAAAAGAAAAGCTCAATAAGCTTTGTTTAGAGTATGATGTTAAAACTATGCATATTTTCGGCTCTGCTATCACGGAAAACTTTTCAAAACACAGTGATATTGATATTTTAGTTTCTTTCAAGGCTATTTCTATAGAAAAATATACTGATAACTACTTTGATTTACACGCACATCTTGAACAACTGTTCAACCGAAAAGTTGATTTAATTACAGAAAATTCTCTTTCAAATCCTTTTTTTATTGAAAGTATAGAAAAAACAAAAAAACTGCTATATGTAGCATAA
- a CDS encoding IS4 family transposase, with translation MNKSKNFSGQPIIKQVLNFILPNDVYRTAEKHNSDRYTKKFTTYEHLVTMIFTVISGCSSLREVSSIMLACEGKINHLGLKDFPKRSTLSDANRRRSSSVFADIYHLLYKRYHRFLSDSRTYEPAVKDLKIVDSSTITLFSDILKGVGRNSLNGKKKGGIKMHTMINAMEDVPCLIKFSNAATHDHTFLKDLELKKGSYVVFDKGYVDYKQYQKWTLENIYFVTRQKDNARYTSLEEFDIPDTVDDAVLKDEKIELKDNDGKPFYLRRIAFWYDKHQKVYEFITNNYELQADKIAEIYKNRWQIETMFKRLKQNFPLKYFLGDNQNAIEIQIWVSLIIQLIMLVIQRKAERKWAYSNMMSVIRYHLMTYIDLFKFLKNPEAKWEDITTKNIGQLSLFDP, from the coding sequence ATGAACAAAAGTAAAAATTTCAGCGGTCAACCCATTATCAAACAGGTTTTAAATTTTATTTTACCCAACGATGTTTATCGGACAGCCGAAAAGCATAACAGCGACAGATACACTAAAAAGTTCACTACTTATGAGCATTTAGTTACTATGATTTTCACTGTCATTAGTGGTTGTAGCTCGCTTCGTGAAGTATCGAGTATTATGCTTGCTTGTGAAGGAAAAATCAACCATTTGGGGCTAAAAGATTTCCCAAAGCGAAGCACATTATCTGACGCCAACAGGAGAAGAAGCTCATCAGTATTTGCTGATATTTACCATTTACTCTATAAACGTTACCACCGATTTTTGTCGGACAGCAGAACTTATGAACCAGCTGTAAAAGACCTTAAAATTGTTGATTCATCAACTATAACACTCTTTAGTGACATTCTTAAAGGTGTAGGTAGAAACTCACTCAACGGCAAAAAGAAAGGTGGTATCAAGATGCACACTATGATAAATGCTATGGAAGATGTGCCCTGTCTGATAAAGTTCTCAAATGCTGCAACCCATGACCATACCTTTTTAAAGGATCTTGAACTCAAGAAAGGTTCTTATGTCGTCTTTGATAAAGGTTATGTGGATTATAAACAATACCAAAAATGGACCTTAGAGAATATTTACTTTGTGACCAGACAAAAAGACAATGCCCGTTATACAAGCCTTGAAGAGTTTGATATTCCCGACACGGTAGATGATGCTGTCCTAAAGGACGAAAAAATAGAACTCAAAGACAATGACGGTAAACCATTTTACCTTAGAAGAATAGCTTTTTGGTACGATAAACACCAAAAAGTTTATGAGTTCATTACCAACAATTATGAACTTCAGGCAGATAAAATTGCCGAGATCTACAAGAACAGGTGGCAAATCGAGACTATGTTCAAACGCCTTAAACAAAACTTCCCGCTAAAGTATTTTCTTGGAGATAATCAAAATGCCATCGAGATACAGATATGGGTCAGCTTAATCATACAACTAATAATGCTTGTCATTCAGAGAAAAGCAGAAAGAAAATGGGCATATTCTAATATGATGTCCGTGATACGATATCATTTAATGACCTATATTGATTTGTTCAAATTCCTTAAAAATCCAGAAGCGAAATGGGAAGATATTACAACAAAAAATATAGGTCAATTAAGCCTTTTTGACCCATAA
- a CDS encoding T9SS type A sorting domain-containing protein: MKLKLLLINALFLCIITNAQVTLIPDQNFEQTLIDQNIDSDGIINGQVFTSDIDNINDLNFGFNFITDLTGLEDFAQLQNLTLDNLDLSNSSSNLTLDLTANTMLETLTMNGGDDAFTHFVEQIDLSENPNINLIQTPGIWLLKQIDLKTGTTDVSNLSIDISISPLALMEQSADSNNDDLFCIKVTDATAATAGTGVYSTWTISANNNPYFFSETCTLNTESFKLESVSIYPNPTSDIINIKANNIQFKSVKIFSLQGQLVKFFNNLETQNLDVSDLANGLYVMSLTSDNSIIRRKFVKQ; the protein is encoded by the coding sequence ATGAAACTTAAACTTTTATTGATTAACGCATTATTTTTGTGTATTATAACTAATGCACAAGTTACCTTAATACCAGACCAAAACTTTGAACAAACTTTAATCGATCAAAATATTGATTCGGATGGCATCATCAATGGACAAGTTTTTACCAGTGATATTGATAATATAAATGACTTGAACTTTGGATTTAATTTTATTACCGATTTAACAGGTCTAGAAGATTTTGCCCAGCTTCAGAACCTTACTTTAGATAATTTGGATTTATCAAATAGTAGTAGCAATCTAACATTAGACCTTACGGCTAATACGATGTTGGAAACATTGACTATGAATGGTGGAGATGATGCTTTTACACATTTCGTAGAACAAATAGACTTAAGCGAAAATCCCAACATCAACCTAATTCAGACGCCTGGAATTTGGCTTTTAAAACAAATAGACTTAAAAACAGGCACAACCGATGTGAGTAATTTAAGCATAGATATATCTATTTCCCCTTTAGCACTAATGGAACAATCAGCTGATAGCAATAATGATGATTTGTTTTGCATAAAAGTTACAGATGCCACCGCAGCCACAGCAGGAACAGGTGTTTACAGCACATGGACTATCAGTGCCAACAACAATCCCTACTTTTTTTCTGAAACTTGCACCTTAAACACAGAAAGTTTTAAGCTTGAATCGGTAAGTATATATCCCAATCCTACTAGTGATATTATAAATATTAAAGCTAATAATATACAATTCAAATCCGTCAAAATATTTAGCCTTCAAGGTCAACTCGTCAAATTTTTTAACAACTTAGAGACTCAAAATTTGGATGTTAGTGATTTAGCAAATGGTTTGTATGTTATGAGTTTAACAAGCGATAACAGTATTATTAGGAGAAAATTTGTGAAACAGTGA
- a CDS encoding DUF86 domain-containing protein → MKKYLYDIKESISSIDDYLGEEKNFEKFRTNKLLKRAVERELEIIGEATNRILNIDDQIKISEARRIVNLRNMVIHAYDSVDDIIIWGILSKDLPRLKKEVDSLLQM, encoded by the coding sequence ATTAAAAAATATCTGTATGACATCAAAGAGTCTATATCATCGATAGATGACTATTTAGGTGAAGAAAAAAATTTCGAAAAATTTAGAACTAACAAGTTACTTAAAAGAGCAGTAGAGCGTGAACTCGAAATTATTGGCGAGGCTACAAATCGCATACTTAATATTGATGATCAAATTAAAATTTCAGAAGCAAGAAGAATTGTAAATTTGAGAAATATGGTTATTCACGCTTATGATAGTGTAGATGATATTATTATATGGGGTATTTTATCTAAGGATTTGCCAAGACTTAAAAAAGAAGTTGATAGTTTATTGCAAATGTAA